The proteins below come from a single Tsuneonella deserti genomic window:
- the rpoC gene encoding DNA-directed RNA polymerase subunit beta': MNELSKFTNQLAKPETFDQIQIGIASPERIRSWSFGEIKKPETINYRTFKPERDGLFCARIFGPVKDYECLCGKYKRMKYKGVVCEKCGVEVTVTKVRRERMGHIELAAPVAHIWFLKSLPSRIGLLLDMQLKQLERVLYFEAYIVTEPGLTPLEKFQLLTEDELLDAQDEYGEDAFSADIGASAVKTMLMDLDLEGERDALLEELETTKSTLKPKKIIKRLKVVESFIDSGNKPEWMILEVIPVIPPELRPLVPLDGGRFATSDLNDLYRRVINRNNRLKRLIELRAPDIIVRNEKRMLQEAVDALFDNGRRGRVITGANKRPLKSLSDMLKGKQGRFRQNLLGKRVDYSGRSVIVTGPELKLHQCGLPKKMALELFKPFIYARLDAKGLSMTLKQAKKWVEKERKEVWDILDEVIREHPVLLNRAPTLHRLGIQAFEPVLIEGKAIQLHPLVCAAFNADFDGDQMAVHVPLSLEAQLEARVLMMSTNNILSPANGKPIIVPSQDMVLGLYYLSMDREGEPGEGMLLADMAEVHQALHVGAVTLHSKIVSRVPQTDENGKEYMLRVETTPGRMLIGECLPKRHTVPFEVVNRLLTKKEIGDVIDQVYRHTGQKDTVLFADAIMALGFRNAFKAGISFGKDDMIIPDAKEGLIEETKALVADYEQQYQDGLITQQEKYNKVIDAWSRCGDTVANAMMDEIRARPKDESGREKPINSIYMMSHSGARGSPAQMKQLAGMRGLMAKPSGEIIETPIISNFKEGLTVLEYFNSTHGARKGLADTALKTANSGYLTRRLVDVSQDCVIVQDDCGTENALEMRAIVQGGSVIASLSERILGRTTAEDLVNAKTGEVIVKAGTLLDEAMVAAIEAAEVQSAKIRSPLICEADQGVCGTCYGRDLARGTPVNIGEAVGVIAAQSIGEPGTQLTMRTFHIGGAAQVNETSHLEAISDGRVEYRDMPTIVDKRNRILSLARNGEIVVIDAEGREREIHKVPYGTVLIHNHGDQVKEGERLAEWDPFSLPIITEQSGIVRFQDLIDGTTMEERVDDATGIAQRVVTELRASSRKKRDDLRPRLTLLNEAGDETEAARYMLAPGTSLSVEDGQEVAAGDILARASREAAKTRDITGGLPRVAELFEARMPKDVSVIAKISGRIEFVRDYKAKRKIAIVPEEGEPVEYLIPKTKVIDVQEGDFVKKGDTLISGSPNPHDILEVMGVEALAEYLVDEIQEVYRLQGVKINDKHIEVIVRQMLQKVEITDGGDTVLLPGEQVDRAEMDEINGKLAKGKKPAAGNPVLLGITKASLQTRSFISAASFQETTRVLTQAAVEGKKDSLIGLKENVIVGRLIPAGTGAGMNRMRIAANSRDAALRAAWQKAQEHIIMANSAAEEHAAELEQGVEAAIGDDPLAVMEGETHGTDADAGDYLLQSDEAPIEAESEGE; the protein is encoded by the coding sequence ATGAACGAACTTTCGAAATTCACCAATCAGCTCGCCAAGCCCGAGACGTTCGACCAGATCCAGATCGGGATCGCCTCGCCCGAGCGTATCCGCTCGTGGTCGTTCGGCGAAATCAAGAAGCCCGAAACCATCAACTACCGCACGTTCAAGCCCGAGCGTGACGGCCTGTTCTGCGCGCGCATCTTCGGTCCGGTGAAGGACTACGAGTGCCTGTGCGGCAAGTACAAGCGCATGAAGTACAAGGGCGTCGTCTGCGAAAAGTGCGGCGTCGAGGTGACCGTGACCAAGGTCCGGCGCGAGCGCATGGGCCACATCGAGCTGGCCGCCCCGGTCGCGCACATCTGGTTCCTGAAGTCGCTGCCTTCGCGCATCGGCCTGCTGCTCGACATGCAGTTGAAGCAGCTCGAGCGCGTGCTGTACTTCGAAGCCTACATCGTCACCGAGCCGGGTCTCACTCCGCTCGAGAAGTTCCAGCTCCTCACCGAGGACGAACTGCTCGACGCGCAGGACGAGTATGGCGAGGATGCCTTCAGTGCCGACATCGGCGCTTCGGCGGTCAAGACGATGCTGATGGACCTGGACCTCGAGGGCGAGCGCGACGCGCTGCTCGAAGAGCTCGAGACCACCAAGTCCACCCTCAAGCCCAAGAAGATCATCAAGCGCCTGAAGGTCGTCGAGAGCTTCATCGATTCGGGCAACAAGCCCGAGTGGATGATCCTTGAGGTGATCCCGGTCATCCCGCCCGAGCTGCGCCCGCTGGTGCCGCTCGACGGTGGCCGTTTCGCGACCTCGGATCTCAACGATCTCTACCGGCGCGTGATCAACCGCAACAACCGCCTGAAGCGCCTGATCGAGCTGCGCGCGCCCGACATCATCGTCCGCAACGAAAAGCGCATGTTGCAGGAAGCGGTAGATGCGCTGTTCGACAACGGTCGCCGCGGCCGCGTGATCACCGGCGCAAACAAGCGTCCGCTCAAGTCGCTGTCCGACATGCTCAAGGGCAAGCAGGGCCGCTTCCGCCAGAATCTGCTCGGCAAGCGCGTCGACTACTCCGGCCGCTCGGTCATCGTGACCGGTCCGGAGCTCAAGCTGCACCAGTGCGGCCTGCCGAAGAAGATGGCGCTCGAGCTTTTCAAGCCGTTCATCTACGCCCGCCTCGATGCCAAGGGTCTCTCGATGACCCTCAAGCAGGCGAAGAAGTGGGTCGAGAAGGAGCGCAAGGAAGTCTGGGACATCCTGGATGAAGTCATCCGCGAACACCCGGTCCTCCTCAACCGCGCGCCGACCCTTCACCGTCTCGGCATCCAGGCGTTCGAGCCGGTGCTCATCGAAGGCAAGGCGATCCAGCTTCACCCGCTGGTCTGCGCCGCGTTCAACGCCGACTTCGATGGCGACCAGATGGCGGTGCACGTTCCGCTGAGCCTCGAGGCCCAGCTGGAAGCACGCGTGCTGATGATGAGCACGAACAACATCCTGTCGCCCGCCAACGGCAAGCCGATCATCGTGCCTTCGCAGGACATGGTGCTGGGTCTGTATTACCTGTCGATGGATCGCGAAGGCGAGCCGGGCGAGGGGATGCTGCTGGCCGACATGGCCGAAGTGCACCAGGCGCTTCACGTCGGCGCCGTCACGCTGCACTCCAAGATCGTCAGCCGCGTCCCGCAAACCGACGAGAACGGCAAGGAGTACATGCTCCGCGTCGAGACCACGCCGGGTCGCATGCTGATCGGCGAATGCCTGCCCAAGCGGCACACCGTGCCGTTCGAGGTCGTCAACCGCCTCCTCACCAAGAAGGAGATCGGCGACGTCATCGACCAGGTCTATCGTCACACCGGCCAGAAGGACACGGTGCTGTTCGCCGACGCCATCATGGCGCTGGGCTTCCGCAACGCGTTCAAGGCCGGCATCAGCTTCGGCAAGGACGACATGATCATTCCCGACGCCAAGGAAGGGTTGATCGAGGAGACCAAGGCGCTGGTGGCCGACTACGAGCAGCAGTACCAGGACGGCCTGATCACCCAGCAGGAAAAGTACAACAAGGTGATCGACGCGTGGAGCCGTTGCGGCGACACGGTGGCGAACGCCATGATGGACGAGATCCGTGCCCGTCCGAAGGACGAGAGCGGCCGCGAGAAGCCGATCAACTCGATCTACATGATGAGCCACTCGGGCGCCCGCGGTTCGCCGGCGCAGATGAAGCAGCTTGCCGGCATGCGCGGCCTGATGGCCAAGCCTTCGGGCGAGATCATCGAGACTCCGATCATCTCGAACTTCAAGGAAGGCCTGACGGTTCTTGAGTACTTCAACTCGACCCACGGCGCCCGCAAGGGCCTTGCGGACACCGCGCTCAAGACGGCGAACTCGGGTTACCTGACCCGCCGCCTGGTCGACGTGTCGCAGGACTGCGTGATCGTGCAGGACGACTGCGGCACCGAGAACGCGCTCGAAATGCGCGCGATCGTGCAGGGCGGTTCGGTGATCGCTTCGCTTAGCGAGCGCATCCTCGGCCGCACCACCGCGGAAGACCTGGTCAACGCCAAGACCGGCGAAGTCATCGTCAAGGCGGGCACGCTGCTCGACGAGGCCATGGTCGCCGCGATCGAGGCTGCGGAAGTGCAGTCGGCCAAGATCCGATCGCCGCTGATCTGCGAGGCGGACCAGGGGGTTTGCGGCACCTGCTACGGGCGCGACCTTGCCCGCGGTACGCCGGTCAACATCGGCGAGGCGGTCGGCGTGATCGCCGCCCAGTCGATCGGTGAGCCGGGCACGCAGCTGACCATGCGGACGTTCCACATCGGTGGCGCGGCGCAGGTCAACGAGACCTCGCACCTCGAGGCGATCTCGGACGGTCGGGTGGAATACCGCGACATGCCGACGATCGTCGACAAGCGGAACCGCATCCTCAGCCTCGCCCGCAACGGCGAGATCGTGGTGATCGACGCCGAAGGCCGCGAGCGCGAAATTCACAAGGTGCCATACGGTACGGTGCTGATCCACAACCACGGGGACCAGGTGAAGGAAGGCGAACGCTTGGCCGAGTGGGATCCGTTCTCGCTGCCGATCATCACCGAGCAGTCGGGTATCGTCCGCTTCCAGGACCTGATCGACGGCACGACGATGGAAGAACGCGTCGACGACGCCACCGGCATCGCCCAGCGCGTGGTCACCGAGCTTCGCGCGTCAAGCCGCAAGAAGCGCGACGACCTGCGTCCTCGCCTCACGCTGCTCAACGAAGCCGGCGACGAGACCGAGGCGGCGCGCTACATGCTCGCCCCAGGCACCTCGCTGTCGGTGGAGGACGGTCAGGAAGTCGCCGCGGGCGACATCCTTGCCCGTGCTTCGCGTGAGGCCGCCAAGACCCGTGACATCACCGGCGGTCTGCCGCGGGTGGCCGAGCTGTTCGAGGCCCGCATGCCCAAGGACGTGTCGGTGATCGCCAAGATCAGCGGCCGGATCGAGTTCGTTCGCGACTACAAGGCCAAGCGCAAGATCGCGATCGTGCCGGAAGAGGGCGAGCCGGTGGAATACCTGATCCCCAAGACCAAGGTGATCGACGTTCAGGAAGGCGACTTCGTCAAGAAGGGCGACACGCTCATCTCGGGCTCGCCGAACCCGCACGACATCCTCGAGGTGATGGGCGTGGAGGCGCTGGCCGAGTATCTGGTCGACGAGATTCAGGAAGTCTATCGACTCCAGGGCGTGAAGATCAACGACAAGCACATCGAGGTGATCGTTCGCCAGATGCTGCAGAAGGTCGAGATCACCGACGGCGGCGACACCGTGCTGCTGCCGGGCGAACAGGTCGACCGGGCCGAGATGGACGAGATCAACGGCAAGCTCGCCAAGGGCAAGAAGCCGGCGGCGGGTAATCCGGTGCTGCTCGGCATCACCAAGGCTTCGCTGCAGACCCGTTCGTTCATTTCGGCGGCCTCGTTCCAGGAAACCACCCGCGTGCTCACGCAGGCGGCGGTCGAAGGGAAGAAGGACTCGCTGATCGGTCTGAAGGAGAACGTCATCGTCGGCCGCCTCATCCCGGCGGGCACCGGCGCGGGCATGAACCGCATGCGCATCGCGGCCAACAGCCGTGACGCGGCTCTGCGCGCTGCCTGGCAGAAGGCGCAGGAGCACATCATCATGGCGAACAGCGCCGCCGAAGAGCATGCGGCCGAGCTGGAGCAGGGCGTTGAAGCGGCGATCGGCGACGATCCGCTCGCGGTGATGGAAGGGGAAACCCACGGCACCGACGCCGATGCGGGTGACTACCTGCTGCAGAGCGACGAAGCTCCGATCGAGGCTGAGAGCGAAGGCGAGTAA
- a CDS encoding nuclear transport factor 2 family protein, translating into MLRRWPDCGTARAFFSHLNWGYCRAQRGALEPPNPKQEIGSQVLEDFRQRLEAAYDAWSASRGTTPAHFFDLMDEAIEFHSVLEREFPADPLSGPFSGKAAVIRYWTALAESWEML; encoded by the coding sequence ATGCTTCGCCGATGGCCCGATTGCGGCACTGCCAGAGCCTTCTTCTCTCATCTGAATTGGGGATATTGCCGGGCGCAGCGGGGCGCACTAGAGCCCCCCAATCCAAAACAAGAAATTGGGTCGCAAGTGCTGGAAGATTTCAGGCAACGCCTAGAGGCGGCCTATGACGCTTGGAGCGCAAGCCGAGGAACCACGCCCGCGCATTTCTTCGACCTGATGGACGAGGCAATCGAGTTTCACTCCGTCCTCGAACGGGAATTTCCGGCAGATCCCCTGAGCGGACCCTTCAGCGGCAAGGCGGCGGTCATTCGCTACTGGACGGCCCTGGCGGAAAGCTGGGAAATGCTTTAG
- the argB gene encoding acetylglutamate kinase — protein MTGQTQAGETSAMLAKAEVLIEALPYLQRYAGCTFVVKYGGHAMGDPAAARDFAEDIVLLKAVGINPVVVHGGGPQIGAMLKKLGVESTFVDGLRVTDKATAEVAEMVLSGAINKELVGWIAQAGGKAIGVSGKDGGLVTATKVERTIKDPGSNIEQAVDLGFVGEPARVDTTLIHTAVTAGMIPVIAPIGAGDDGHTYNINADTMAGAIAAALGAARLFLLTDVPGVLAKDGTLLTDLTPADIARLRDDGTISGGMIPKLETCVHAVEAGCEAAVVLDGRVPHAMLLEFFTASGAGTLIRANSAA, from the coding sequence ATGACCGGCCAAACGCAAGCAGGCGAGACTTCGGCGATGCTCGCCAAGGCCGAGGTGCTGATCGAGGCGCTACCCTACCTGCAGCGCTATGCCGGTTGCACCTTCGTGGTGAAATACGGCGGCCACGCAATGGGCGATCCGGCCGCGGCGCGCGATTTTGCAGAGGACATCGTTCTCCTGAAGGCAGTCGGGATCAACCCGGTGGTGGTGCACGGCGGCGGCCCGCAGATCGGCGCGATGCTGAAAAAGCTGGGGGTCGAGAGCACTTTTGTCGATGGGCTGCGCGTGACCGACAAGGCCACCGCCGAAGTTGCCGAGATGGTCCTGTCGGGAGCGATCAACAAGGAACTGGTCGGCTGGATCGCGCAAGCGGGCGGGAAGGCCATAGGCGTGTCGGGCAAGGATGGCGGTCTGGTCACCGCGACCAAGGTCGAGCGGACCATCAAGGATCCCGGGAGCAATATCGAGCAAGCGGTGGACCTGGGTTTCGTCGGAGAGCCGGCGCGGGTCGACACCACGCTCATCCACACCGCCGTGACCGCGGGAATGATCCCGGTCATCGCCCCGATCGGCGCGGGCGATGACGGTCATACCTACAACATCAACGCCGATACCATGGCCGGGGCGATCGCGGCTGCGCTTGGGGCCGCGCGGCTCTTTCTGCTGACCGACGTACCGGGCGTTCTCGCAAAGGACGGAACGCTGCTGACCGACCTGACCCCCGCCGATATCGCGAGGTTGCGCGACGATGGAACCATCTCGGGGGGGATGATCCCCAAGCTCGAAACCTGCGTCCACGCGGTAGAAGCGGGTTGCGAGGCGGCGGTCGTTCTCGATGGGCGTGTTCCCCATGCCATGCTGCTCGAGTTTTTCACCGCCAGCGGCGCGGGGACGCTGATCCGGGCGAACAGTGCTGCCTGA
- a CDS encoding YggT family protein: MDALIQIFIMIANTANMLVIIWFIIGLLFSFNVIGRDNTFFVAVHDAIARLFEPVLRPIRRLLPDTGAIDFSPMVLLLLIYAIIIVLESVRPV, from the coding sequence ATGGACGCCCTGATCCAGATCTTCATCATGATCGCCAACACGGCGAACATGCTCGTCATCATCTGGTTTATCATCGGCCTGCTGTTCAGCTTCAATGTGATCGGACGCGACAACACCTTCTTCGTCGCGGTCCACGACGCCATCGCCCGCCTGTTCGAGCCCGTGCTGCGTCCAATCCGCCGGCTGCTCCCCGACACCGGGGCAATCGACTTCTCGCCGATGGTGCTGCTGCTCTTGATCTATGCGATCATCATCGTCCTCGAAAGCGTGCGGCCGGTCTGA
- the folD gene encoding bifunctional methylenetetrahydrofolate dehydrogenase/methenyltetrahydrofolate cyclohydrolase FolD produces MSAEIIDGKAFAADLRAKVGTLAAEFEKRAGRRAGLAVVLVGQDAASQVYVAAKGKATLAAGMASFEHRLPADTDQDTLIALIQRLNEDPTVDGILTQLPLPKHLDEKTVIAAIDPDKDVDGITPVNAGRLVLGMDAPVSCTPLGCLMILRQRLGDLSGLDAVVVGRSILFGKPMAQLLLAANCTVTMAHSRTRNLPEVLRRADIVVAAIGQPEFIRGDWLKPGAIVLDGGINRLPPREGEEKGRLVGDVAFEEALDHVGAITPVPGGVGATTIAVLLRNAIVAAYANADIPLGKDSI; encoded by the coding sequence ATGTCAGCCGAGATCATCGACGGAAAGGCCTTTGCGGCCGACTTGCGCGCCAAGGTCGGGACCCTGGCCGCAGAGTTCGAGAAGCGCGCCGGCCGCAGGGCGGGTCTGGCTGTGGTTCTGGTGGGCCAGGATGCCGCCAGCCAGGTCTACGTGGCGGCCAAGGGCAAGGCGACGCTCGCAGCTGGAATGGCCAGCTTCGAACACCGCTTGCCAGCCGATACCGACCAGGACACCCTCATCGCGCTGATCCAGCGGCTGAACGAAGATCCCACGGTGGACGGAATTCTAACCCAGCTCCCCCTGCCAAAGCATCTCGACGAAAAGACAGTCATCGCCGCGATCGATCCCGACAAGGACGTGGACGGGATTACCCCGGTCAACGCCGGGCGTCTGGTGCTGGGAATGGACGCTCCGGTCAGCTGCACGCCCCTCGGCTGCCTGATGATCCTGCGCCAGAGGCTGGGCGATCTGTCGGGGCTCGACGCGGTGGTAGTCGGCCGCTCGATCCTGTTCGGCAAGCCGATGGCGCAGTTGCTGCTGGCGGCCAACTGCACGGTTACGATGGCGCACAGCCGCACGCGCAACCTGCCCGAAGTCCTTCGCCGCGCCGATATCGTGGTAGCCGCGATCGGGCAGCCGGAGTTCATTCGCGGGGACTGGCTCAAGCCGGGCGCCATCGTGCTCGACGGGGGGATCAATCGGCTGCCCCCGCGCGAAGGGGAGGAAAAGGGGCGGCTCGTGGGCGACGTCGCTTTCGAGGAGGCGCTCGATCACGTCGGGGCGATCACTCCGGTTCCCGGCGGGGTCGGGGCGACCACCATCGCGGTCCTGCTGCGCAATGCCATCGTGGCGGCCTACGCAAACGCCGACATTCCCCTTGGGAAAGACTCGATCTAG
- a CDS encoding MarC family protein gives MIELFLSAFVTLFVVIDPPGCAPIYAGLTKGATPSQSRSMAWRACFIAGAILIVFALFGEDLLGALHIELDSFRIAGGLMLFLIALDMVFEKRTQRREQRAEKVAAEHEGTEVEDVSVFPMAMPMLAGPGAIASIMLLTAKAHGVEATLAVLAALVVVLVLTLLALIAASPLMRLFGARVEAVITRLLGVLLAALAAQYVIDGLKASFGL, from the coding sequence ATGATCGAACTGTTCCTCTCCGCATTCGTGACCTTGTTCGTGGTCATCGATCCCCCGGGCTGCGCGCCGATTTACGCCGGGCTCACCAAGGGCGCGACACCGTCGCAGTCGCGCTCGATGGCGTGGCGGGCATGTTTCATCGCGGGCGCCATCCTGATCGTGTTCGCCCTGTTCGGCGAGGATCTGCTCGGCGCGCTGCATATCGAGCTTGATAGCTTTCGCATCGCGGGCGGGCTGATGCTGTTCCTGATCGCGCTCGACATGGTGTTTGAAAAGCGGACCCAGCGGCGCGAGCAGCGGGCCGAGAAGGTCGCCGCCGAACACGAAGGTACGGAGGTCGAGGACGTCTCCGTCTTCCCGATGGCGATGCCCATGCTGGCTGGCCCCGGCGCGATCGCATCGATCATGCTCCTGACCGCCAAGGCGCATGGGGTGGAAGCCACGCTGGCGGTACTCGCTGCGTTGGTGGTGGTCTTGGTGCTGACCCTGCTCGCGCTTATCGCGGCCAGCCCGCTGATGCGCCTGTTCGGCGCGCGGGTGGAGGCGGTCATCACCCGTCTTCTCGGCGTGCTGCTCGCCGCACTGGCGGCCCAGTACGTGATCGACGGGTTAAAGGCGAGCTTCGGCCTTTAG
- a CDS encoding LON peptidase substrate-binding domain-containing protein, translating to MTTRLSIFPLPGAILFPGLHLPLHVFEPRYRALVGDALARDRRIAMIQPQRAGDDAPLYDVGCVGKIEEVEALDDGRYNIVLSGEARFRKLRELDVATPFRQIEAELLPEDEHAALASIERASFEQEARRFAEAQGYLVDWDSIARLDDRTLIDGVSQIAPFDAAAKQALLETPSLSERCELLVQLMQFFGHGDPEEGRVTLQ from the coding sequence ATGACCACCCGCCTGTCGATCTTCCCCCTGCCCGGCGCGATCCTATTTCCCGGATTGCACCTGCCGCTGCACGTCTTCGAGCCGCGTTACCGGGCCCTGGTCGGCGATGCGCTGGCCCGGGACCGGCGCATCGCCATGATCCAGCCACAGCGCGCCGGCGACGACGCGCCGCTTTACGACGTCGGCTGTGTCGGCAAGATCGAGGAAGTTGAAGCGCTCGACGATGGGCGCTACAACATCGTGCTCTCGGGTGAGGCACGCTTCCGCAAGCTGCGCGAGCTCGATGTAGCCACCCCCTTCCGCCAGATCGAGGCCGAGCTGCTTCCCGAGGACGAGCACGCCGCCCTTGCGAGCATCGAGCGCGCGAGCTTCGAGCAGGAAGCGCGCCGCTTTGCCGAGGCGCAGGGCTATCTGGTCGATTGGGATTCGATCGCCCGCCTCGACGACCGGACCCTGATCGACGGAGTCAGCCAGATTGCTCCTTTCGACGCGGCCGCGAAGCAGGCGCTGCTCGAGACGCCGTCGCTGTCCGAACGCTGCGAACTGCTCGTCCAACTGATGCAGTTCTTCGGCCACGGTGATCCCGAAGAAGGACGGGTGACTTTGCAGTAG
- a CDS encoding tetratricopeptide repeat protein: MGLNLEEQKAVDRFRKEVVEPSMTSLVVLDFWAEWCGPCKALTPVLEKVCGEYADKGVVLAKINVDEEQFIAAQFQVRSIPTVYAMFQGQPVADLTNARSESQLKALLDQLLSQLPVGGPDEGTAEVAQFIEMGEAVLAEGDGVRAAGIFAQVVEMAPENPAARAGLIRALVAAGKIDEALAAADALDETLSADSGVKAALSALELAGDRVDEGELQTLRAAAAERPTDMEAQLAFAEAAYAAGQRDEAADALLAMVQHDREWNDGAARAQLVKIFEAVGLEDPWVVATRRRLSRVLFG; this comes from the coding sequence ATGGGCTTGAATCTCGAGGAACAGAAGGCAGTCGACCGTTTCCGCAAGGAGGTTGTCGAACCATCGATGACGAGCCTGGTGGTTCTCGATTTCTGGGCCGAATGGTGCGGACCGTGCAAGGCGCTCACCCCCGTGCTTGAGAAAGTCTGCGGTGAATACGCGGACAAGGGCGTCGTGCTCGCCAAGATCAACGTCGACGAAGAACAGTTCATCGCCGCGCAGTTTCAGGTGCGATCCATCCCCACGGTCTATGCGATGTTCCAGGGCCAGCCTGTCGCCGACCTGACCAACGCCCGCTCCGAATCGCAGCTCAAGGCATTGCTCGATCAGCTCCTCTCGCAATTGCCGGTCGGCGGACCCGACGAAGGAACGGCCGAAGTGGCGCAGTTCATCGAAATGGGCGAAGCCGTTCTTGCCGAGGGCGACGGAGTGCGTGCCGCGGGGATATTCGCGCAGGTTGTCGAAATGGCCCCCGAAAACCCTGCCGCCAGGGCAGGTCTCATCCGCGCCCTGGTTGCGGCCGGCAAAATCGACGAGGCGCTCGCGGCGGCCGACGCGCTCGACGAAACACTTTCGGCCGATTCCGGCGTCAAAGCCGCACTCTCAGCGCTTGAGCTTGCGGGTGACCGGGTCGATGAAGGCGAGCTCCAGACATTGCGCGCCGCCGCCGCCGAACGGCCTACGGATATGGAGGCTCAGCTGGCTTTTGCCGAGGCCGCCTATGCCGCCGGCCAACGTGACGAGGCCGCCGACGCCCTCCTCGCGATGGTGCAGCACGACCGCGAATGGAACGATGGCGCTGCGCGCGCACAGCTCGTCAAGATTTTCGAAGCAGTCGGGCTGGAAGATCCGTGGGTCGTCGCCACTCGCCGCAGGCTGTCGCGCGTATTGTTCGGATAG